In a genomic window of Streptomyces koelreuteriae:
- a CDS encoding type A2 lantipeptide, with the protein MNSTPQVETVEIADAQLDAISGGLSVNAVNTVTDTVDGIAPVSGVVDTAVGTVEGVTGLNTAPVTGLVSGL; encoded by the coding sequence ATGAACTCCACCCCCCAGGTTGAGACCGTCGAGATCGCCGACGCGCAGCTGGACGCCATCTCCGGTGGCCTGTCCGTGAACGCCGTCAACACCGTCACCGACACGGTCGACGGCATCGCCCCGGTCTCCGGCGTCGTCGACACCGCCGTCGGCACCGTCGAGGGTGTCACCGGCCTGAACACGGCCCCGGTCACCGGCCTGGTCTCCGGCCTCTGA
- a CDS encoding SpoIIE family protein phosphatase, protein MVGVSDGQSSAQAPAAAGTPVGRPLLSLALASLMDEVHAHSGAVYLMAPDQPVLEMAVMAGLPRAFAAPWERVGLSAPIPVADAARERRLVWVGGEEAMARQYPRIAVVLPYPFALAAVPVATETTVYGAVFVTWPGAHPEELSDHEREHLTAACDRLAVRLERAAELSIPPHPETDMLASPLVGGIAGTLGTVEAARMVSRLPYGLVSLDLHGRVGFVNAAAAELLNVPVSRLLGTQLWASVPWLNDPVYEDRYRAALMSQHTTSFVALRPPGEWLSFRLYPSTTGLSVRITRSRAVSEMNRAAPSPDGTPSRLVTISQVLNLAGALTEAVGVQDVVQLVADEIAPTVGSQALVVLGSRANRLRVLGHRGYRDAHTVEQFDGMPLTEPMPGTKVLRTGVPAFFESREQLERLYPARLATPDGFAAWAYLPLIAQGRPVGTCVLSFTEPHPFPTEERAVLTSLAGLIAQALERALLYDAKHRLAHGLQEALLPHSLPSLPGIEAAGRYVPATQGMDIGGDFYDLVGTQGTAAAVIGDVQGHNVTAAGLMGQVRTAVRAYTAVGQAPEEVMRSTNRLLLDLGSDLFASCLYLRLDPAHGRAVMSRAGHPPPLLRRPDGRVRVLDLAGGPLLGIDASAVYPTTEVDLAPGSLLVLYTDGLVESPGTDFEEALADLGRRLADAGDQPLDQLADSLVHQERHHRDGEERLDDIALLLLRAVG, encoded by the coding sequence GCGGTGTACCTGATGGCGCCGGATCAGCCCGTGCTGGAGATGGCGGTGATGGCCGGGCTGCCCCGGGCGTTCGCGGCTCCCTGGGAACGGGTGGGGCTGAGCGCGCCGATCCCGGTCGCCGACGCGGCGCGCGAGCGGCGACTGGTCTGGGTCGGCGGCGAGGAGGCGATGGCCCGCCAGTATCCGCGGATCGCCGTGGTGCTGCCCTATCCGTTCGCGCTGGCCGCGGTGCCGGTGGCCACCGAGACCACCGTCTACGGCGCGGTCTTCGTGACCTGGCCCGGCGCCCATCCGGAGGAGCTGTCCGACCACGAGCGCGAGCATCTGACCGCGGCCTGCGACCGGCTCGCGGTGCGGCTGGAGCGGGCGGCCGAACTCAGCATCCCGCCGCACCCCGAGACCGACATGCTGGCCTCGCCCCTGGTGGGCGGGATCGCCGGCACGCTGGGCACGGTCGAGGCGGCCCGGATGGTGAGCCGGCTGCCGTACGGGCTGGTCTCGCTGGATCTGCACGGGCGGGTCGGCTTCGTCAACGCGGCGGCGGCCGAGCTGCTGAACGTGCCCGTCAGCCGGCTGCTCGGCACCCAGCTGTGGGCGTCGGTGCCGTGGCTCAACGACCCGGTGTACGAGGACCGTTACCGGGCGGCGCTGATGAGCCAGCACACCACCTCGTTCGTGGCGCTGCGCCCGCCCGGTGAGTGGCTGTCGTTCCGGCTGTATCCGAGCACCACGGGCCTCAGCGTCCGGATCACCAGATCGCGGGCCGTGTCGGAGATGAACCGGGCCGCGCCCTCGCCCGACGGGACGCCGTCCCGGCTGGTCACCATCTCCCAGGTGCTGAATCTGGCCGGGGCGCTCACCGAGGCGGTCGGGGTGCAGGACGTGGTGCAGCTCGTCGCGGACGAGATCGCCCCGACCGTGGGCAGCCAGGCCCTGGTCGTGCTGGGCTCGCGGGCGAACCGGCTGCGCGTGCTCGGGCATCGCGGGTACCGGGACGCGCACACGGTGGAACAGTTCGACGGGATGCCGCTCACCGAGCCGATGCCCGGCACGAAGGTGCTGCGCACGGGCGTGCCCGCGTTCTTCGAGTCGCGGGAACAGCTGGAGCGCCTCTACCCGGCGCGGCTGGCCACCCCCGACGGGTTCGCGGCCTGGGCCTATCTGCCGCTGATCGCCCAGGGGCGGCCGGTGGGGACGTGTGTGCTCTCCTTCACCGAGCCGCACCCCTTCCCGACGGAGGAGCGGGCGGTGCTGACGAGCCTGGCCGGACTGATCGCCCAGGCGCTGGAGCGGGCGCTGCTCTACGACGCCAAGCACCGGCTCGCGCACGGCCTCCAGGAGGCGCTGCTGCCGCACTCGCTGCCGTCGCTGCCCGGGATCGAGGCGGCCGGCCGCTATGTGCCGGCCACTCAGGGCATGGACATCGGCGGCGACTTCTACGACCTGGTGGGCACGCAGGGGACGGCGGCGGCGGTAATCGGGGACGTGCAGGGGCACAACGTCACGGCGGCCGGGCTGATGGGGCAGGTCCGCACCGCGGTGCGCGCGTACACGGCCGTGGGCCAGGCGCCCGAGGAGGTCATGCGCAGCACCAACCGGCTGCTGCTCGACCTGGGGTCCGACCTGTTCGCCAGCTGTCTGTACCTGCGGCTGGACCCGGCGCACGGCCGGGCCGTGATGTCCCGGGCGGGGCATCCGCCGCCGCTGCTGAGACGGCCGGACGGGCGGGTGCGCGTCCTGGACCTGGCCGGGGGGCCGCTGCTGGGCATCGACGCCTCGGCGGTGTACCCGACGACGGAGGTGGACCTCGCCCCCGGCTCGCTGCTCGTCCTCTACACCGACGGGCTGGTCGAGTCCCCCGGCACGGACTTCGAGGAGGCCCTCGCGGACCTGGGCCGGCGCCTGGCCGACGCCGGGGACCAGCCGCTGGACCAGCTGGCCGACAGTCTCGTTCATCAGGAGCGGCACCACCGGGACGGGGAGGAACGGCTCGACGACATCGCGCTGTTGCTGCTCAGGGCCGTCGGGTAG
- a CDS encoding S1 family peptidase: MSHKRIPKRKAAIAVGGVVALGAAAILLPNANASQDGSSDDAAAAPKTLKAGDASDLASQLSGLLGEAFGGSYYDGDNQQLIVNVVPGDNNNVIVQAKAAGAQVREVENSWSELQSGAQTLKSDATIAGTSWSIDPRTNKLRVTADSTVTGAKWDRLESTVKSLGADMATLSKSEGTFKPFVSGGDAIFAGGSRCSLGFNVTAGDGSPAFLTAGHCTLGGNEWSDAQGGQPIATVDQSTFPGDGDFALVKYDDPATEAPSEVNTGDQTVPITEAAEATVGQEVFRMGSTTGLNDGQVLGLDATVNYPEGTVTGLIQTDVCAEPGDSGGSLFTQDGLAIGLTSGGSGDCTAGGETFFQPVTTALEAVGATLGAGGAGAGAGAGEEAGAGEEAGAGAGEEAGAGEEAGAGEEAGAGAGAGAGEEAGAGEEAGAGAGEQAGGEEAGAGAGEEAGAGQDAGQGVEDNSGLTESR, encoded by the coding sequence TTGAGTCACAAGCGAATTCCGAAGCGCAAGGCCGCGATAGCGGTGGGCGGCGTGGTGGCGCTCGGCGCGGCCGCGATCCTGCTCCCCAACGCCAACGCGTCCCAGGACGGTTCGTCCGACGACGCGGCCGCCGCGCCGAAGACACTGAAGGCGGGCGACGCCTCGGATCTCGCCTCGCAGCTCTCCGGGCTCCTCGGTGAGGCGTTCGGCGGCTCCTACTACGACGGCGACAACCAGCAGCTCATCGTCAACGTCGTACCGGGCGACAACAACAACGTCATCGTCCAGGCGAAGGCGGCCGGCGCGCAGGTCCGCGAGGTCGAGAACAGCTGGTCGGAGCTGCAGAGCGGGGCGCAGACCCTGAAGTCCGACGCGACCATCGCGGGCACCTCGTGGTCGATCGACCCGCGCACGAACAAGCTGCGGGTCACCGCCGACAGCACCGTGACCGGCGCCAAGTGGGACAGACTGGAATCGACGGTCAAGAGCCTCGGCGCCGACATGGCGACCCTGTCGAAGTCCGAGGGCACCTTCAAGCCGTTCGTCTCCGGCGGCGACGCCATCTTCGCGGGCGGCTCGCGCTGCTCCCTCGGCTTCAACGTCACCGCGGGCGACGGTTCGCCCGCCTTCCTGACGGCCGGTCACTGCACCCTCGGCGGCAACGAGTGGTCGGACGCGCAGGGCGGCCAGCCGATCGCCACCGTCGACCAGTCGACCTTCCCGGGCGACGGTGACTTCGCGCTCGTGAAGTACGACGACCCGGCGACCGAGGCGCCCAGCGAGGTCAACACCGGCGACCAGACCGTCCCGATCACCGAGGCCGCGGAGGCGACCGTCGGCCAGGAGGTCTTCCGGATGGGCAGCACCACCGGGCTCAACGACGGCCAGGTGCTCGGCCTCGACGCCACGGTGAACTACCCCGAGGGCACCGTCACCGGCCTCATCCAGACCGACGTCTGCGCCGAGCCCGGCGACAGCGGCGGCTCGCTGTTCACCCAGGACGGTCTCGCGATCGGCCTGACCTCGGGCGGCAGCGGTGACTGCACCGCCGGCGGCGAGACCTTCTTCCAGCCGGTGACCACCGCCCTGGAGGCGGTCGGCGCGACCCTCGGCGCGGGCGGCGCGGGCGCGGGTGCCGGTGCCGGTGAAGAGGCCGGTGCGGGCGAGGAAGCCGGCGCGGGCGCCGGTGAAGAGGCCGGTGCCGGTGAGGAGGCCGGAGCGGGCGAGGAGGCCGGAGCGGGCGCTGGTGCGGGCGCCGGTGAGGAGGCCGGCGCCGGTGAAGAGGCCGGTGCAGGTGCCGGCGAGCAGGCCGGAGGCGAGGAAGCGGGAGCCGGTGCCGGTGAGGAAGCCGGAGCCGGTCAGGACGCCGGGCAGGGCGTCGAGGACAACTCGGGTCTGACCGAGTCCCGCTGA